Proteins encoded by one window of Thunnus thynnus chromosome 3, fThuThy2.1, whole genome shotgun sequence:
- the rasal3 gene encoding RAS protein activator like-3 isoform X1 yields the protein MGTDEKDSVPAAQQPQKEQGSTEKENESPAEHPPGQASETTDPLNTYKWHTGSKGTLDEVKEEGEGGAASSTSTVDKIQKASTNKWSKMQNWRKALSEDNGDKNSSGKSGEATKADKGAGGNRKNPFRRALSEPPGSLFAALSPSSSSANTPHAAPSSTAAEASGVSSTDPSQRGGGGALFKKYLRTVSQKLKRPKLQSRSSTPSLLPDPSEAELPRLQWAPPQEVPLWDISNCVLEDGQIFISPEEEPTMWTRNRVSSCLSNLSMQNLVDIDTECSPDHVGLGGGPRPKNQDGGVRALIKRRLENKAKRNSNTQLNPVGLNKGNRHYGSRESVSIPVSPVGSLDLSADTSTVIRPVHSSILGEKYCFEVINSENTHCFGCSSAAERDRWIEDLRRAAQPNKDNIERTENSLSLWVNEAKDLPPKRRYYCEVHLDGTLFARTSSRSVGKASNRSSLAGDSSTGSSGGLGGSGGMAGGCQLFWGEFFELDNLPCVSQITLHLFREEDPKKKRHSRDEFCLHPLGSVAIPLAEIRGRTYQEKWYPITPYKATGTAGKELVGQQASLRIKARFQNLKVLPMEKYKEFAEYVTLDYVEMCRSLEPLLNVKEKEELAGALVHVLQSIGKAKEFLIDLGSAEVERLGEKEALIFRENTLATKAIDEYMKLVGQKYLIDTLGEFITRLYASMENCEVDPRKCHASELSNNQKHLRETCEEVVQKIIEKHGSFPEELHKIFSSWVELCEDQGRAEIGQRLISASLFLRFLCPAILSPSLFGLTQPYPEPNTLRTLTLTAKVIQNLANFTLFGEKEEYMLFMNEFLEQHWDGMRGFLQTVSNPDTEMPMTSFDGYVDLPLRLAVLHGLLVDIIYQRNQDTIDRLHPLPSILNQITESLGPEAPRIIVSSEMGQVKPVYVPPKDLGKYSPHQSSLQQLPVDSKGLRDGDGRTRRSMRERKPVTRTQSAPHRRPGHTKHALKRQISSETLPTADNEQEMETNEPLISSPKTSDSIKRPPAPVPWIKDIHNREPSEMKTQNEQFNLLDRHAQELSELRLGIEQVTERELDMAKRLEDFIIQSQDQNVILQTEVNELRSLLAVREEQLASATFRLGVIEEEREEDERKLSVAIAAAERMNVLEEQFAGLMKDLHQLSEAYNSGQNNVQHPEKPHINSN from the exons ATGGGCACTGACGAAAAAGATTCAGTGCCAGCGGCTCAACAACCACAGAAGGAACAAGGATCAACAGAGAAGGAAAACGAATCTCCAGCAGAGCATCCTCCAGGACAAGCATCTGAGACCACCGACCCTCTCAACACATACAAATGGCATACCGGCTCAAAGGGAACGCTTGATGAGGtgaaagaagaaggagaaggaggagcagCTTCTTCAACATCTACAGTCGATAAGATTCAGAAGGCCTCAACCAACAAATGGAGCAAGATGCAAAACTGGCGCAAGGCCCTAAGTGAGGATAATGGAGACAAAAATTCAAGTGGGAAAAGTGGAGAGGCAACCAAGGCGGATAAGGGTGCTGGAGGAAACCGAAAGAACCCCTTCAGAAGGGCCCTGTCCGAGCCTCCTGGGTCACTGTTTGCAGCCCTGTCCCCTTCCTCCAGCTCTGCCAACACGCCCCATGCAGCTCCATCGTCAACTGCTGCAGAGGCCTCAGGGGTCTCCTCCACAGACCCTTCTCAGCGAGGAGGCGGAGGGGCACTCTTTAAAAAGTACCTGAGGACAGTGTCCCAGAAGCTCAAAAGGCCCAAGCTGCAGAGTCGGAGCAGCACCCCCTCATTACTGCCAG ATCCAAGTGAGGCTGAACTCCCAAGACTACAATGGGCACCACCTCAGGAGGTTCCCTTATGGGACATTAGCAACTGTGTTCTTGAAGATGGACAAATTTTCATCTCTCCAGAGGAAGAg CCAACAATGTGGACCCGAAACCGTGTCAGCAGCTGCCTGTCCAATCTCAGCATGCAGAACCTCGTAGACATCGACACAG AATGTAGCCCTGACCATGTGGGCCTGGGAGGTGGCCCTCGACCAAAGAACCAAGATGGTGGTGTGAGG GCACTGATCAAACGACGTCTTGAGAACAAGGCCAAGAGGAATAGCAACACTCAACTGAACCCCGTGGGACTAAACAAAGGAAACAG GCACTATGGCTCCCGGGAATCTGTGTCAATTCCCGTCAGTCCAGTAGGAAGTCTGGATCTGAGTGCAGACACCAGCACTGTCATCAGGCCGGTCCACAGCTCTATTTTGGGGGAGAAATACTGCTTTGAG GTGATAAACTCTGAGAACACACACTGCTTTGGCTGCTCGTCAGCTGCAGAGCGTGACCGTTGGATTGAAGACCTGAGACGGGCTGCCCAGCCTAATAAG GATAACATTGAGCGCACAGAAAACTCCCTAAGTCTGTGGGTAAATGAAGCTAAGGATCTGCCACCCAAACGGCGTTATTACTGCGAGGTACACCTAGATGGGACCCTGTTCGCCCGCACTAGCAGCCGATCTGTTGGCAAGGCGTCTAACCGCTCCAGCCTGGCAGGGGACAGCTCTACTGGGTCTTCAGGAGGCCTGGGGGGCAGTGGAGGTATGGCTGGAGGGTGTCAGCTATTCTGGGGTGAATTCTTCGAGCTAGACAACCTGCCCTGTGTCTCCCAAATCACCCTGCACCTTTTCCGCGAAGAGGACCCCAAGAAAAAGCGTCACTCCCGAGATGAGTTTTGCCTGCATCCACTGGGCAGTGTGGCCATACCTTTAGCTGAGATCCGAGGTAGGACCTATCAGGAAAAGTGGTATCCCATCACTCCATACAAGGCCACGGGCACTGCTGGGAAAGAACTTGTGGGGCAACAGGCTTCCCTTCGCATCAAGGCCCGTTTTCAGAATCTGAAGGTGTTGCCCATGGAGAAATACAAGGAGTTTGCAGAGTATGTGACCTTGGATTATGTGGAAATGTGCAGAAGTCTGGAGCCACTTCTGAATgtgaaggagaaggaagagCTGGCAGGAGCTCTGGTCCATGTACTGCAGAGTATCGGCAAGGCCAAG GAGTTCCTCATTGATTTGGGCAGTGCAGAGGTCGAGCGTCTTGGAGAGAAGGAGGCACTGATCTTCAGAGAGAACACACTCGCCACTAAAGCCATAGATGAATATATGAAGCTGGTTGGACAGAAATACCTCATTGACACACTAG GGGAGTTCATCACCCGTCTTTATGCTTCAATGGAGAACTGTGAAGTTGACCCTCGTAAATGCCATGCCTCTGAACTCTCAAACAACCAAAAGCACTTGAGGGAAACCTGTGAGGAAGTGGTGCAGAAAATTATTGAGAAACATGG GTCCTTTCCTGAAGAGTTACACAAGATCTTCTCCAGCTGGGTGGAGCTGTGTGAGGACCAGGGCAGAGCAGAGATTGGCCAGCGTCTCATCTCTGCTTCCCTCTTCCTCCGCTTCTTGTGCCCTGCTATCCTCAGTCCTTCTCTTTTTGGTCTGACACAGCCTTATCCAGAGCCAAACACCCTGCGTACCCTCACCTTAACTGCCAAAGTCATTCAGAATCTGGCCAACTTCACCCT GtttggagagaaagaggagtaCATGCTCTTCATGAATGAATTCCTGGAGCAGCACTGGGATGGAATGAGGGGCTTTCTACAAACTGTGTCCAATCCAGACACCGAAATGCCAATGACTTCCTTTGATGGCTATGTGGATCTTCCTCTGCGCTTAGCTGTGCTGCATGGCCTGCTGGTAGACATCATCTATCAGAGGAACCAG GATACAATTGACAGGCTGCACCCTCTGCCTTCAATTCTGAACCAGATAACAGAGTCACTGGGCCCTGAGGCACCTCGGATCATAGTTA GCAGCGAAATGGGACAAGTCAAGCCAGTCTATGTTCCTCCTAAAGACTTGGGCAAATACAGCCCTCACCAGTCTTCCCTCCAGCAGCTTCCTGTGGACTCCAAAGGCCTACGAGATGG GGATGGCAGAACTCGGAGAAGTATGAGAGAAAGGAAGCCAGTCACCAGAACTCAGAGTGCCCCACACAGACGTCCCGGTCACACAAAACATGCCCTGAAGAGGCAGATAAGTTCTGAAACTCTGCCGACAGCTGACAATGAACAGGAGATGGAAACAAACGAACCACTTATCTCATCACCAAAAACC AGTGACAGTATCAAACGTCCACCTGCACCAGTTCCCTGGATCAAAGACATACATAACAGGGAGCCCAGTGAGATGAAGACTCAGAACGAACAGTTCAACTTACTAGATAGG CATGCTCAAGAACTGTCAGAGCTTCGTCTGGGGATAGAGCAGGTGACAGAGCGTGAGCTGGATATGGCAAAGCGGCTTGAGGACTTCATTATTCAAAGTCAGGACCAGAATGTAATACTGCAGACTGAGGTGAACGAGCTTCGCAGTCTGCTGGCTGTGCGAGAAGAGCAGCTCGCCAGTGCCACCTTCAG GTTGGGTGTGattgaggaggagagggaggaggatgagaggaaaCTGAGTGTTGCAATTGCAGCAGCTGAACGAATGAACGTACTG GAGGAGCAGTTTGCAGGCTTGATGAAGGACCTTCACCAGCTCAGTGAGGCCTACAACAGTGGCCAAAACAATGTACAGCATCCTGAAAAGCCACACATCAACAGCAACTGA